From Pandoraea norimbergensis, the proteins below share one genomic window:
- the avd gene encoding diversity-generating retroelement protein Avd: MKNDAYLKLITKLEELDAYTHTVLHQFPKLERHLLCAEMRAAMNKVCRLAVVAWKRRQKASSLFDLDVEIEVFRHFIRKAHRLEYINTHRLEVWMKHTNEIGRMVGAWIKHEGAAMS, translated from the coding sequence TTGAAAAACGACGCATACCTGAAGCTCATCACCAAGTTGGAAGAGCTCGATGCCTACACGCATACCGTGCTGCATCAGTTCCCGAAGCTGGAAAGGCACTTGCTTTGCGCGGAAATGCGGGCGGCCATGAATAAGGTATGCCGCCTGGCCGTCGTGGCGTGGAAGCGCCGACAGAAGGCTTCGTCGCTTTTCGACTTGGACGTGGAAATCGAGGTGTTCCGGCACTTCATCCGCAAGGCCCATCGCCTCGAATACATCAACACGCATCGCCTGGAAGTCTGGATGAAACACACGAACGAAATTGGCCGCATGGTCGGCGCGTGGATCAAGCACGAAGGAGCCGCCATGTCGTAG